From the Terriglobales bacterium genome, the window CTTTCTCCAGCGCGCGAGCAGCGACGAAGACCTTGGTATCTGCCGCGAAACCCAGGTGCTTCGTCGCCGATACCCCGGCTGAAGAAGGCGCCGGGACCCCTCGGCTCCTCAGCATGACCCTTCGGTTGTCTGGACGTCGCCTACGGTGTAGGCTGCGGCGCACTTGAGCCCAGTCACCCACTTCCTCGTCGGCTGGATGGTGGCGAACGTGCCGCGCGGCATCGGGCGGCGCGAGCGCGCTGCCATCGCGCTGGCCGGAGTTGCGCCCGACGTGGACGGCCTGGGCGCCATCGTCGAGGTCGCGACCAGGCACAACGCGCATCCGCTCACGTGGTTCTCCGACTACCACCACATGCTGCACAACCTGGCGTTCGCGCTGGTGGTCGCCGCCGTCGCGCTGGCGATGGCGCGCGAGCGACGATGGCTCACGGCCGCGCTCGCGTTGCTCAGCTTCCACCTGCACCTGCTGGGCGACATCGTGGGCGCGCGTGGCCCGGACGGCTACGGCTGGCCGGTGCCGTACCTCGCGCCGTTCTCCCGCTGGACGTGGCAGTGGGCGGGGCAATGGGCGCTCAACGGCTGGCAGAACTTTGCGATCACCGGCGCCTGCCTGGCGGCGACCTTCTACCTAGCGTGGCGGCGGGGCTATTCGCCGCTGGAGATCGTGTCGCCGAAGGCGGACCAAGCGTTCGTGGCGGCGCTGCGCGCGCGCTTTCGCGTCCCCGCCGCCGGTTAGTGGTATCTTGTTGGCGATTTTACCGAGGCTATCCCGCATACATCATCCCGCGATGGGGAGGGGACCATGCACAGCACGCTCCGCCGTATCGCCGTAGTCCTTTTCGTGGCCGCGTTCGCACTTGCCGCGCACGCCGACCTGAAGCTCACCACCCGCAACACCATGATGGGCAACACCACCGAGGGCACCACCTACGTGAAGGGCCAGCGGCAGCGCACCGAGATGCAGTTCGGCCCGATGCACCAGGTGACCATCACGCAGTGCGACAAGCGGCAGATCGTGACCGTGAGCGACGCCTGCCGCACCTACATGGTCGCGCCCATGGACCCGGCGGACCTCGATGAAGCCGCCGCGAGCACGCCGCCGCCTCCGCCGCCCAGTCCCAGCGGGACACCGCGCAAGGGCGGCACGCTGACCATCAACGCGAACTCCGCCAACACGGGCGAGACGAAGATGATGTTCGGCTACCGCGCGCGGCACATCAAGAGCTCAATGGCGATGACCTCGAGCCCCGACGCGTGCAACGCGACCAACATGAAGATGGAGTCGGACGGCTGGTACGCCGACTTCACCGCGCAGGGCATGTCGTGCTCCTCGCCCGCGCGGCCGAGCGGCGGCATGGGGCGCATCCGCCCCGATTGCCAGGACCGCATCCGCTACACCGGCAGCGGCATGCGGCGGCTCGGCCATCCGATGGACGTCACCACCACGATGACCGACGACAAGGGCAACACCTACACCATGCGCACCGAGACCATCGACCTCTCGAAGGAGACGCTCGATCCCGCGCTCTTCGACGTCCCCAGCGGCTACAAGCAGGTCGACGACTACCAGGGCCTGATGTGCTCGGCGGCATACAGCGGCGCGGGCGCGCCGCCGCGGCGGGATACTTCGGAGCCGCGGCGCGACACTTCGGAGCCGCGACTGAGCTCGCGGCGCAGCGGCGGACGTGGGCCGCTGTGCGTGGCGCCCATCGAGAACAAGACCTCGACCTCGGTGGACACCGAAGCGTGGCGCGACACGCTCCTCAGCGAACTGGAGACGCTGCGCGTTGAGTCGGTGAAGATCGAGGGCGAGCACCAGTTCGAGATCGAGGACGAAGCGGTGGCGAAGGGCTGCCGGGTCGTGCTCTACAGCGACGTGACCGACCTGAAGCAGCCGTCGGGGACGCGGAGGTTCGGCAAGGCCATCGGCGCCGGCAACAGCGCGAACTACCAGTCGGGTATCCACATCGAGCTGATGCCGCTCGACGAGTTCACTCCGTGGCTCGACAAGAACGTGACCGGCGTGGGGCCGTCGCTCGACCAGAGCGGCGAGAACACGCTGCAGACCGAGGCGCAGGAAGTCGCGGTCGAGCTCAGCAAGCCGCACTAGAAGGTCGCGAGACTCAAAAGGGCGGTCCCGAGCGGGACCGCCCTTTTCTCCAGAGTCCGAGCTAACCTAGCAAACCCAGGAAGTCCTGAGCGCGACCGGCGAAGCCCGGAAACACGATATCGAGTTGTTTGTTCCCGAGGTGGCGGGAGACGCCCTCGCCCAGCACGCGGCGGAAATCCGTGGTGAGCGCGAGGTCGCGGCCTTCGTACAGCTGCTCCGGCGCCAGTCCCGGCCAGCGGCCGTAGACCTTGCCGCCCTGGACCGGGCCGCCCAGCACGAGCATCACTCCGGCGTGCCCGTGGTCGGTGCCGCCGTTGCCGTTCTGGCGCGCGGTGCGCCCGAACTCGGTCATGGAGACGATCACGGTCTCGTCCGCGATCGTGCCCAGGTCGGTCCAGAACGCCGCCAAGCCCTGCGAGAACTCCCGTAATAGATTCGCGAGCTGCCCCTGCACGTTGCCTTCGTTGACGTGGTGGTCCCATCCGCCGATGTCGGCGAACGCGACCTCGACGCCCAGGTCCGCCTTGAGCAACTGCGCGACCTGGCGCAGCGACTCGCCGAAGCGTCCGCGCGGATAGTCGGCGCCGGCGGCGGGGGTGTAGCGGCCCGGGTTGGCGGACTTCAGCATCTTCACCGCCTCGAAGGTCTCGGCGCCGGTGCCGTGCAGCACGGTGTCGACCGACTGCGCGTACATGGCCTCGAAGCTGTTGGCGGCGGGCTGCGCGCCCGGGTTGTTGCCCCCCACGCCGAACTGGTTCACGTTGTCGATGGCGATCGCCGGCTGCGGACCGGCGAGCGTGCGCGGCAGGGAACCCCCCATCGCGACCGCGCGGAACGGGCTGGCGTCCTTCTTCTTCGGCAGCGCGCGGTTGAGCCAGCCGTCCTCGGTGGACTTCACGCCGGGCGTGCCGGCCTCCATGTAATCCTGGGCGTCGAAGTGCGAGCGCGTGGTGTCGGGCGAACCGGCGGCGTGCACGATCGCGAGGTGCTTCTGGTCCCACAGCGGTTTGAGCGGCGCCATCGCAGGATGCAGGCCGAAGAAGCCGTCGAGCTCCAGCTCCTGCCCGCGCGGGATAGCGATGGACGGGCGCATGGCGTAGTAGTCGCGCTCGCCGTGCGGGATCACGATGTTCAGGCCGTCGGCCGCGCCGCGCTGGAAGAGCACGACGAAGCGCTTCCTGCCGCCGCTGGTTTCGGCGCCCAGCGCCGCACGCGTGAGGAACGAGGGCACCGCGGCCGTCCCCACGACCGCCAGCGCGCCGCCCTTCATGAAAGCCCTGCGAGTGACGCTCATTGCCTGCTCCTTGCTGGTGTGGAGGCGGGTGACTCGCCCGCCTCGTCTTATCTCCGCTGAAACTCCGGCGACCCCAGGATCAAGCCCGCGATGATTCCCGGATTCGCGCCGGGGTTCGCGCCTGTCATGCTCGCGCCCGTGATCTTCGGATCGGACAGTTGTTTCGCGAGCGTGACGTGCGTCTGCGGCGAGACGTCGCCGGCGAGCAGCTTCGCCTCCAGCGCTGTCAACGTCTGCTCCGCCGTGCGCGCCCCGGGATCGCCGAGCACCCGCGCGCCATCCATCCTTACGCCGGGGAGCCGTCCGGTGCCGAGCCCGAGCGCGAAGTTCATGCGGTTGAGCAGGGCGGCGGAGTTCACCCACGCGTCGGCCTTCATGGAGTAGCCGGTCGGCGGCTGCATGCCGTAGAGCGGCATGCCCATCTTGTTCAGGGCCTGCGCGATGACGAACGGGTTCTCGAGCTCCGCGCCGGTCGCGCGTATGGACGAAACCACGAACTCGAACGGCGTCTTCACCTTCGCGCGATAGCTCTCGCGGGCCCAGAACTCGGGCGAGTGGAACAGCGTGCGCAGCACTTCCTTGATGTCGCCGTCGGACCTCAGGAAAGTCTGCGCCATGCGGTCGACCAGCGCGGCCGGCGGCTCGTCGGAGACGAAGCGCATCGCCAGCTTGCGCGAGATGAACTTCGCGGTCGAGGGATGGCGCGCCAGCATCTTCAGCGCAGCTTCGCCTACGGCCTCGCCGCCGCCGGAGAAGCGCTTGCCGAGCACGGTCTTCGTGCCGGGCTCGTGGAAGCGGTCGTTGTACTGGAACCCGCCGCCCAGGCGCGGCTGCCGGACCGTCCAGCCGGTCAGCACCTTCGCCAGCTCGGTGACGTCCTGCTGCGTGTAGCCGCCGTCCACGCCGAGCGTGTGCAGCTCCATCACCTCGCGCGCGTAGTTCTCGTTCAGGCCGCTGCGCCGCTGGCGCGCCTGCTGGAGCTGCCGGTCCCGCGGGTCGTTGTCCATGCGCGGTTGCTGGCGGCGCCCGAAGCGGCCGCCGCCCCGGCGCTGCTGCTGGAATCCGTTCTTCGCGAAGTCGGAGTTCGGGCCCACGCTCTGCCAGTTGTCGAGGTAGAACAG encodes:
- a CDS encoding metal-dependent hydrolase, giving the protein MSPVTHFLVGWMVANVPRGIGRRERAAIALAGVAPDVDGLGAIVEVATRHNAHPLTWFSDYHHMLHNLAFALVVAAVALAMARERRWLTAALALLSFHLHLLGDIVGARGPDGYGWPVPYLAPFSRWTWQWAGQWALNGWQNFAITGACLAATFYLAWRRGYSPLEIVSPKADQAFVAALRARFRVPAAG
- a CDS encoding DUF1501 domain-containing protein, whose protein sequence is MSVTRRAFMKGGALAVVGTAAVPSFLTRAALGAETSGGRKRFVVLFQRGAADGLNIVIPHGERDYYAMRPSIAIPRGQELELDGFFGLHPAMAPLKPLWDQKHLAIVHAAGSPDTTRSHFDAQDYMEAGTPGVKSTEDGWLNRALPKKKDASPFRAVAMGGSLPRTLAGPQPAIAIDNVNQFGVGGNNPGAQPAANSFEAMYAQSVDTVLHGTGAETFEAVKMLKSANPGRYTPAAGADYPRGRFGESLRQVAQLLKADLGVEVAFADIGGWDHHVNEGNVQGQLANLLREFSQGLAAFWTDLGTIADETVIVSMTEFGRTARQNGNGGTDHGHAGVMLVLGGPVQGGKVYGRWPGLAPEQLYEGRDLALTTDFRRVLGEGVSRHLGNKQLDIVFPGFAGRAQDFLGLLG
- a CDS encoding DUF1800 domain-containing protein, with amino-acid sequence IGVDRWIEQQLNPGKLDDSAMQARLQPYRTLAMDPKELLQNFPPPFVLKAVADGRVPMPKDPEQRAVYESQMAMYKARNAGKAAQGNDADANGMDDATRAQRREARMYAELKAEQIMSLPPEQRAAEIMKLSPEERALLARGMSQEDRQRVLEGMSPEQRETLLAMANPRAVVAGEMQSAKILRAAYSERQLEEVMTDFWFNHFNVYDKKGPDAYLIGEYEREVIRPRALGKFEGLLLATAKSPAMLFYLDNWQSVGPNSDFAKNGFQQQRRGGGRFGRRQQPRMDNDPRDRQLQQARQRRSGLNENYAREVMELHTLGVDGGYTQQDVTELAKVLTGWTVRQPRLGGGFQYNDRFHEPGTKTVLGKRFSGGGEAVGEAALKMLARHPSTAKFISRKLAMRFVSDEPPAALVDRMAQTFLRSDGDIKEVLRTLFHSPEFWARESYRAKVKTPFEFVVSSIRATGAELENPFVIAQALNKMGMPLYGMQPPTGYSMKADAWVNSAALLNRMNFALGLGTGRLPGVRMDGARVLGDPGARTAEQTLTALEAKLLAGDVSPQTHVTLAKQLSDPKITGASMTGANPGANPGIIAGLILGSPEFQRR